A window of the Gossypium arboreum isolate Shixiya-1 chromosome 2, ASM2569848v2, whole genome shotgun sequence genome harbors these coding sequences:
- the LOC108462040 gene encoding uncharacterized protein LOC108462040, which yields MEGNLSRGMIPGGSSFGGLDLQGSMMVHHHAQNPHNINHHHHHPNPRRGTSAHPGFRLTAGTMQNSDQPISMIDYNKMEIGKCSVSDEDEPSFAEEGVDGHNDGNKGKKGSPWQRVKWTDKMVRLLITAVSYIGEDMAGDCGGGMRRKFAVLQKKGKWKSVSKVIAERGYHVSPQQCEDKFNDLNKRYKKLNDMLGRGTSCQVVENPALLDVIDYLTEKEKDDVRKILSSKHLFYEEMCSYHNGNRLHLPHDLKLQRSLQLALRRRDENENDNVRRHQHDDLDDDDHDMETDDHDELEENHASHGDNRVIFGAPVGSTKRSRQSQVHEDACFQKFLNSQDCNKSSFSCPPVAQADTNQVLPDYSRAAWLQKQWIESRSLQLEEQKLQIQVEMLELEKQRFKWQRFSKKSDRELEKIRMENERMKLENEQMALELKRKELAAD from the coding sequence ATGGAAGGCAATTTATCAAGAGGAATGATTCCTGGTGGGAGTTCTTTTGGAGGTCTTGATTTACAAGGATCAATGATGGTTCATCATCATGCACAAAACCCACATAATATAAATCATCATCATCACCACCCTAACCCTCGCCGTGGCACTTCTGCCCATCCTGGTTTTCGGCTCACGGCGGGGACCATGCAGAACTCTGATCAACCTATTTCAATGATAGATTACAACAAGATGGAAATAGGGAAATGTTCAGTAAGTGATGAGGATGAACCTAGTTTTGCAGAAGAAGGTGTTGATGGTCATAACGACGGGAATAAAGGCAAGAAAGGATCCCCATGGCAGCGTGTGAAGTGGACTGATAAAATGGTGAGGCTTCTAATTACGGCGGTGTCTTATATAGGGGAGGATATGGCGGGGGATTGTGGTGGTGGGATGAGGAGGAAATTTGCAGTTCTACAGAAGAAGGGTAAATGGAAATCGGTTTCGAAAGTCATTGCTGAGAGGGGCTATCATGTTTCTCCTCAACAGTGTGAAGATAAGTTCAATGACCTGAATAAAAGGTATAAAAAACTAAATGATATGCTTGGTAGGGGCACTTCTTGTCAAGTTGTTGAGAATCCGGCACTTTTGGATGTTATAGATTACTtaacagagaaagaaaaggatGATGTGAGGAAAATTTTAAGCTCAAAGCATCTTTTCTATGAGGAGATGTGTTCTTATCATAATGGGAACAGATTGCATCTGCCTCATGATCTAAAATTGCAGCGATCCTTGCAATTGGCTCTTAGAAGAAGAGATGAGAATGAAAACGACAATGTAAGGAGGCATCAACATGATGATCTTGATGATGATGACCATGACATGGAAACTGATGATCATGATGAACTTGAGGAGAATCATGCTTCACATGGGGATAACAGAGTGATATTTGGTGCACCAGTGGGCTCTACAAAGAGATCTAGACAAAGCCAAGTCCATGAAGATGCTTGTTTCCAGAAATTTTTAAACTCTCAGGACTGCAACAAAAGTTCATTTTCCTGTCCACCTGTCGCCCAAGCTGATACAAACCAAGTCCTACCTGACTACTCAAGAGCTGCATGGTTACAGAAGCAGTGGATTGAATCCCGCTCACTTCAGCTAGAAGAACAGAAACTGCAAATTCAAGTGGAGATGCTAGAACTGGAGAAACAACGTTTCAAGTGGCAGAGATTCAGTAAGAAAAGTGATCGTGAACTAGAAAAGATAAGAATGGAAAATGAGAGGATGAAGCTCGAGAATGAACAAATGGCATTAGAGTTGAAGCGAAAAGAGTTAGCTGCTGATTAA